A region from the Ptychodera flava strain L36383 chromosome 12, AS_Pfla_20210202, whole genome shotgun sequence genome encodes:
- the LOC139145798 gene encoding ribosomal protein S6 kinase beta-1-like yields MAGVFDLELNENDTEENFSDDSDEEARYKDGVGSMEDWDDLEELALSANTVNPGMERCSPMDFELLRVLGKGGYGKVFQVRKVTEFNKGKIFAMKVLRKASIVRNAKDTAHTKAERNILEAVKHPFIVDLFYAFQTGEKLYLILEYLSGGELFMHLEREGIFLEDVACFYLSEIVLALEHLHEQGIIYRDLKPENIMLDAQGHVVLTDFGLCKESIEDGDMTHTFCGTIEYMAPEILTRSGHGKAVDWWSLGALMYDMLTGAPPFTAENRKKTIDKILKGKLNLPPYLSNEARELVRRLLKRHPHSRIGGGPDDAKPIKKHGFFRHVVWDDTLARKVEPPIKPAVNSEEDVSQFDKKFTNQTPIDSPDDRMLSASQNQMFLGFTYIAPSVLDAMNKPSHPYKPRSPRKNMYEMNLLSPMSPSKGHPILFEFDEDLGKQAEAQAECQANSNVHMSTVPSYEPMDLSAPPAVAQRSAAVNVTANKQLKL; encoded by the exons AGATACAAAGATGGTGTTGGATCAATGGAGGA TTGGGATGATTTAGAGGAATTGGCATTGTCAGCAAATACTGTTAATCCAGGCATGGAACGATGCTCTCCAATGGATTTTGAGTTACTGAGGGTGCTTGGTAAAGGTGGTTATGGAAAG GTATTTCAAGTTCGGAAAGTGACTGAATTTAACAAAGGGAAAATATTTGCAATGAAAGTTTTGAGAAAG GCATCTATTGTGAGGAATGCTAAAGACACGGCGCATACCAAAGCAGAAAGGAACATTTTAGAAGCAGTTAAACATCCATTTATTGTGGATCTCTTCTATGCCTTCCAGACTGGTGAGAAATTGTATCTAATATTAGAGTATTTAAGTG GAGGAGAACTTTTTATGCATTTAGAAAGAGAAGGAATATTTTTAGAAGATGTTGCAtg TTTCTATTTATCAGAAATTGTGCTAGCACTGGAACATTTACATGAGCAAGGTATTATCTACAGAGACCTCAAACCAGAAAATATTATGTTAGATGCACAAG GTCATGTTGTACTGACAGACTTTGGATTGTGCAAGGAATCTATTGAAGATGGTGATATGACTCATACATTCTGTGGCACCATTGAATACAT GGCACCAGAAATCTTAACAAGGAGTGGACATGGTAAAGCAGTAGACTGGTGGAGTCTTGGAGCTCTCATGTATGACATGCTGACAGGAGCT CCACCATTTACAGctgaaaacagaaagaaaacaatcGATAAA attttgaaaggaaaattaAATCTACCTCCATATCTCTCAAATGAAGCCAGAGAACTTGTCAGAAGG TTGCTGAAGAGACATCCTCACTCCAGGATTGGTGGTGGACCAGATGACGCCAAACCAATCAAGAAACATGGATTTTTCAGACATGTTGTCTGGGACGATACCTTAGCCAGGAAAGTAGAACCTCCAATCAAACCAGCAGTG aATAGTGAAGAGGATGtcagtcagtttgataaaaaattcacaaatcaaACTCCAATAGATAGTCCTGATGACAGAATGTTAAGTGCAAGtcaaaatcaaatgtttttg GGATTTACATATATAGCACCATCAGTCTTAGACGCAATGAATAAACCAAGTCATCCATACAAACCAAGGTCTCCGAGAAAAAATATGTACGAGATGAACTTACTCTCACCAATGAG CCCATCTAAAGGTCACccgattttgtttgaatttgatGAAGACCTTGGAAAACAGGCAGAAGCCCAGGCTGAGTGCCAAGCTAATAGTAATGTTCATATGAGTACAGTACCTAGCTATGAACCAATGGATTTATCAGCACCTCCTGCTGTGGCACAGAGATCTGCCGCTGTCAATGTTACTGCAAATAAACAATTGAAACTTTGA
- the LOC139145800 gene encoding uncharacterized protein — MGGGASKSLRSSRAVFDEDKDVDTKARSKDKGKDIMISYSHGDVEIMRRIRDSLESSGVSVWVDEVGLGAGVEFLSKIGQAIVDAKAFLSLLSEKSVKSKYCKDELALAYVSNKPIFPCALLNREELSDDMDFGMKLTLAPMKWICFTKDRKFEESIDELISEIKSKLQEIDDENTDKPSQPAFSGHVTTGNRRTAMRRQKSRRQVSLDTDSEKSTDFWQKYFEGKKEVLWTIFKEKFMEEYGPQLDKVYSNADKEWLLSVLYREMNEDENEFIKYDEYEIFCCIDGEKKPFWERVHEEAVVTYTMKEVFSVDSSIRLDAIQNLGKFNNAGVIEALMDLISDKDQNVRTIAAISLAKTGCTEPNVTKKLMKLLDDKDRLVRESGCLALGHLKVKQAVPKLVQLWRNDTISHVREAAEVALQQIGGEEAEQAMHITKVLSEEIKMLSRQGRPWASVSTKAK; from the exons ATGGGTGGCGGAGCTAGTAAGTCCTTGCGATCATCCAGGGCTGTGTTTGATGAAGATAAAGATGTTGATACAAAAGCAAGAAGCAAAGACAAAGGCAAAGATATTATGATAAGTTACAGTCATGGTGATGTTGAAATAATGAGAAGAATCAGAG ATTCATTAGAATCATCTGGTGTGTCAGTATGGGTGGATGAAGTTGGCCTTGGTGCTGGTGTAGAGTTTCTCAGTAAAATTGGACAAGCTATAGTAGATGCTAAG GCGTTTCTCTCTTTGTTGAGTGAAAAATCTgtgaaatcaaagtattgtaaagATGAGCTAGCCCTGGCATATGTCTCAAACAAACCTATCTTTCCTTGTGCTCTGTTAAACAGAGAAGAACTCTCTGATGATATGGACTTTGGAAT GAAACTGACTCTTGCACCAATGAAATGgatatgtttcacaaaggatAGGAAGTTTGAGGAAAGTATTGATGAACTGATATCCgaaatcaaatcaaaacttcaagaaattgatgatgaaaatactgataaaccATCCCAGCCAG CATTTTCGGGACATGTTACCACGGGAAACAGAAGAACAGCAATGAGAAGACAGAAATCACGTCGACAGGTTAGCCTTGATACTGACTCTGAAAAATCAACGGACTTCTGGCAGAAGTACTTCGAAGGAAAAAAAGAAGTATTGTGGACAAT ttttaaagaaaaattcatggaaGAGTATGGTCCGCAATTGGATAAGGTATACTCCAATGCTGACAAGGAATGGCTGTTATCAGTGTTGTACCGAGAGATGAATGAAGatgaaaatgaatttatcaAATATGATGAATATGAAA TATTTTGTTGCATTGATGGAGAAAAGAAACCGTTCTGGGAGAGAGTGCATGAAGAGGCTGTTGTTACATACACCATGAAGGAAGTATTTAGTGTGGACTCCTCCATCAGACTTGATGCAATTCAAAATCTAG GAAAATTTAACAATGCTGGTGTGATAGAAGCCCTAATGGATCTGATTAGTGACAAAGATCAAAATGTACGAACCATTGCAGCAATTTCATTGGCTAAGACTGGCTGTACTGAGCCAAATGTCACTAAAAAACTGATGAAATTGTTAGATGATAAAGACAGATTGGTACGAGAGAGTGGATGCCTGGCCCTAGGTCATCTCAAAGTCAAACAAGCAGTCCCTAAACTGGTGCAGCTGTG GCGTAATGATACCATATCACATGTGCGTGAAGCAGCTGAGGTGGCATTACAGCAGATTGGTGGTGAAGAGGCAGAACAAGCCATGCATATCACTAAAGTACTTTCAGAAGAAATCAAGATGTTGTCAAGGCAAGGTCGTCCTTGGGCATCAGTATCCACCAAAGCAAAATAA